Within Sander vitreus isolate 19-12246 chromosome 23, sanVit1, whole genome shotgun sequence, the genomic segment tcacacaaaaatcttgtcaggcttcaagtaatgcgtttgtgttCAAACAGCAGCGAACTGAACTACTCAGCGTCTGGTGAGGAGCTGCTGGCAGCTACGAGCGTGGTTTACGTGTGTGATTTCTGCGACTGTTCGTTCAAAAGAACAATggcggacgtgatagacagCTGGTTCAGCCAggtattattttgaaagtgcctgccatTTTCAAAACAGCTTCCAACAACGgtttctcagatggttctgtgttaacaaacgCGGCGAGTCAGGTTACAGACAGAGTaaggaagtcagaaagtattgaggGACGGACtatgatgttttgttttgttgttggttttgggtcttttttttgtgattaacaatttcttttatttcttcgTGGTTTTGtaagatttgttgacaataacaaaaatatggaaTAAGTCAGACCTTATGTTTTAAGCTCTCCTTTAGGTTATATGCAACTTTCATCCAAGCAAAACAGCTGCAGGATGTCCAAAGATGGATTTAAAGTTTGTAGAACTATGTGAACGACATTTGCTTGATTATAATAGAAAGAAACATTAGTTAGAGAACACTTTTTCTGgaagtttacaaagtgcttaacaGTATAAAAGTAATAAAGGCAGGATAAACATTTCAGTACTCACGTGTAGAGCGGTTTGTTTGtaatgaaaacctgcagactcttGTCGTCTTCAGGACACAATACAGCACAGTAGGTGGCTCCTGCTGTGAGAGGATGGCAGTGAAATAGTCTTCTCCTTTGGGCTTTTACAAGGTGAACCCAGGAGATCAGCTGTTAGTTGCTTCGGAAGATGCTAAAAGTAAACATATTATGTCGTACACATGCATAAAGGACTGTGGAGATTTGGATTGTACATGTGTGTAATGCTGCAGAGTCAACACAGCTGGTCAGAAGTTGCTAAAATTGTAAATTAAGTTTCCAGGGAGAGAAAAGTTACGAAATCTAGACACAGTGTTGACAGTGGTATCTACAGTATGTGGACTTTTTGCATGTTGCTCGGTCTTAGAGCAACATAAAGCACTTCTCGGTTTGACACTGGCTCTGATGTTTCTCAATTTTAGTTTTCAAATAGTTGAAATAAAAACTCGAAAGTTTGTTTAAAGCGGCCATAgtattctcattttcaggttcataattgtattttgaggttgtaccagaataggtttacatggtttaaattttcaaaaaacaccatatttttgttgtactgcacattgctgcagctcctcttttcaccctgtgttcaggtctctgttttagctatagagtgagacctctcactgctgtaacatctttgttgggagtcgcacatgcgcagtagctaggtaaggatcacatcagctagctgtttgtttctccaacttcagttagtacaaggcaggattagccgggagacttcttctaaacgagggcgcacttccaactttgcgtggaatacctgcagaatacgGACATgcaagtagttcttttgtagattatggtgaactagtgtgtgttgtgtagcagtgttttgccattcagaacgagctagcatgctagcgctagcatgctacggttagccaccttgtttcggctagtgacgtaaaaagccctgccgagtttgaccagctcacccggagactgaaggcaggacacattcagaaacccgtatctcactcaaaacagcatggatgttttttttccaagtttgtatgcgtgtggaagcaccagagacacaaaataacacctcaaatcccagaaaaagtgattttttcataatatgggcactttaaattcaGCCACATAAGCCACACTATCTAATAAAACTCATAAGTCTTCAGGTTGTATTTCAGCGCAAATGATAAGTGGTAACAAATGCAGAGATCAGAGCTTTTTAGTTAAAGGACTTTTATACTCCTGCTTTCTCACCACCATCAGTCGTCATCTGCTGTACTacatatttaaagctttagtgcgtaactttttgatattaatgaacgtccgttacattccagccgttgccaaatgagttgctacaaagctaattaagactatcagctccacacaactctctctggatttctcagtatggctatgttctgaagattgtgtcgtccggtgactttccatgcagaaactcgagtgaagataattccctcttctgaagagtccatcatgttttttttaatcgtccgtgtcctccttggctactagcaactgcgtggatgAGGAGTGGAGGCTGTGCGCGAtgacggaaggcttgtatcatgtggacacgccaacgttttgttgtcattatttagaattcctcatgggggcggcagaaactacgcactttaGCTTTAACATAATTTGAGTTATTGTAAGAAAAAACTGGATATTCAAATCTTGTTTCAgttttctgtctttaaaaatgtttttaaagattgGTAGAGGAGTGGGAAAGAAAAATCTTTTCCCTCGAATGTTGCTTTgctgtctcaattgttttttcaAATCAACTTTCAGACGCTTTCGTGAAATCTTTGTTTAAACATCTCATATAAAGACAAATAGGTAACACTAACTCCAGGATAAAATGAAGTTTGATAATTGTTTTAACTAGactcaaataaatgaaaagtggAAGAAGATTAAGGTCATATGTGAAAAGTGAATATGAGTTTTTCGGACTAAATCTTTTAGATATACTGCATTTCTATTAGCACGTCGGCCAATAAGTTTCAAAAGTTACAGAAATTGAAATACATAGACATAAAATATGTGAGAAGATACGTTTAGAAACAGTGTTGTTAGTACTTACAAGTTTATttcttaaatgtaaaatgtcccaCTTATTACACATCTTGCTCACAATTCTGTAATAGACAAATTTAGACAATAGACAAAAGCATCTTTATCAAAAATAGCAGCcaatggtggccgggttggctcagtggtagagcaggcgcacatttactgagaggtttatgcctcgacggagaggtccagggttcgaatccgacctgtgataatttcctgcatgtcttgcccctttctcacctagctgtcctgtcaaaaattaaaggcggaaaagcgcaaaaaataatcttaaagaaaATAGCAGCCAATGTTTGTTATGAATAATTTTCATGACCATCTTTTAAAATGTGCTGAATCGATCCCAAATACATAGTGTCGTTTGTCTCAGGGTTGAATATTTGAAGGTTTTTAGTATAATTAGTATAAAGTCAAACTAATAATTGATCTGAACTTTCAATGTTTacaaaaatgctgtttatttGAAATACTTTAAGAGTTCTGATTTGATACAAAAACTTCACCTACTTGATCCTTGAAGTGTCTAACAGAACAAACCACAAACTGTCAACAAAAATGGAGAGTCAGCTGTGAAGTGCACAGGTGCATAAATGCATGTAGGGCACCGGGGGAACTTAAAGTGCATTGGAATAAATGTTGTGTGGGTTGCTTTACATACTGAGGTTGGTGTGGTTTGGAGGTTCGACTGAGACTGGAGAGGAATGGTCTCACTTTAAGGCATGTGAGGTATTATAGAAGCTCATTATGTGCTTATCACACACATAAACCAGTAATCTTGCAGCATATAGGTGGATGAAATACAGGGAATTTGGCTCACCAAAAATGTCCTTTAACATTCCTTCACATGGAGCCCTGACTTCCCTTTCTGATGACAACTTCCTCTCCTGACGCCAGCTTCCTGTACAACTGCGACAGTTCATCAGTTTGTGGTATTTTTGACTCTGGCGTGCAGGGAATATCAAAGTCCGACGAGGCCTGAGACTCTGAGAGCTCCTCCAGCTCTGATTGGATGTTTTGGCCGTTGCTCTCCTTCTCCTGAGAAACAGTATTGGTCCTCGAGTCTCCTTGTTCCCGCCCCCTCTGCTCTGTATGGAGGATCAGAGTGTCAGGTAAATATGAGTCCTGGTTCTGGGAGGAATGATTTGACAGAGAGGCGGACAGGGTCAGACTGAAGTTATCGGGGGTTTCCTCCTCATCACTGAACAGATCTGGGGTCTGTGAACCAGTCGTTTTAGAGGGGGAGGAGCTCGGGACAGAGCAGCAGGATTGTAATTGGCTGGTGAGGCTGTTCTGGCTGTCAGTCAGCGTTTCCGTAGTGAAGAAGTCCTCCCATTTCGGAGGATTAGAGGAGCCACTTCCTTCGACCTCAATCATCTTTTTCTCAGTTCCTTTTATCGTCTCGTTCACCTCCTCCTTCGTCTGTTTTGTATCCTCCTTTCCctcattctcctcctcctccccctcatcttcctcttcatcattgGACTCGGTGCAGTCCACATAGTTGCGAGCAACAGGCTGCACGTCTGCGACCGTCAGAGGGAAAGACTCCTCCACAGACACAGGGGGCGCTGTCTTCTGAGGACTCTGAGCTTTCACTAAGAATTACAGATcgaaaagaaaatgttgtaaATAATAACCAATACATACCAggcagggctgggcaatatggataCAAATCAGATATCACGCATTGACAATCGGTGCgttaacaaaatattttcacaattagatttgagatttaaaaaaaaatcatcaataatgtggatataatgactaagtggttaaagacAATattagaacagctagaacagtctggtaagttcagaaaagtacatcactttactgtaatgcagcctttaaaaccaggaaaagacagcaCTTAGGATTTAACAATATTACCATATCCAAAATCAAAAACGATATCTACAtgtagtctcatatcacgatatggatttaatattgatatattgcccagccctaataccAGGGACCAAAAAAGAGACCTCATGCTACAAAAAGAAGTTGAAATATTTATGCACCGTTTTTTATGTCTCGGTTCAGCGCCATCTTCTTCCTCACTGGTGCCAGGTCCAGCTGCTCAAACAGCCCGTCATCACTGTCTGAATCTGTACAGAGAAAATCAAACTTACATACTTTCATTAGACACATGATACGGTGGTTTCTTAATGTACAAAGCTTCTATTGATCAATGATGAAACGTCAAATATCTACCCCTAGAATGTCATCTTCTGCACATGtgaaatatttaatatattccTAATCTGAATTTATGCTTACCTGATTTTTTATCATTGCAATTTATCTTTTTATCAGAGTTTGATTTGTATGTATTTGGCATAAAATAATACCAGATTTAAGGCCATATTATGACATCAATGACCAATGTATTCTTGGTATTCCCTGCTCTGccctgttataaaaaaaaaaaaaaaaaaaaaaattacttaaaaatctaataaaaaatacatagaaATATGATTTTTAAAAGTTTGCAAACACTGATTCACAGGCTTCTGAAATTGTGGATCAGTAAAAATGTGGGGGAAAAAGTTCTGTTTGTAGCAATAGTTTTTCTTTATGTAAATGTTATAGAATACCATAAATAATGTGGTTATATTTCTAAACTTTATTGCTTTAGATCAAAATAGAAAAACCCCTCAAACAACAGCTCCGgtatttacagtattattacaaaatgtaatcagaaaatgtttttttgttttttttaaataaagtgatgGTTTTTTTGTAACCTATTGCTGAACATGCAAATGCTTAGCCAGAAATATTGAGATGCACATGATTGGGTGGCACAAGAATAACTTCCACCTACAGTCTGAAATATTCCTGGAAGAGGCTTATTGTGTCCTATTAAATCATACATAACATAATTACCCTTTTAAGATAACAGGTTTTAATGTATGCAAATGCTTCGTACCAGTTACACTGAGACCGAGTCAGAAAACAGTCATATTGAGAATACAACATGATGCAGCAGGCAAAATTAGTTCTAAACTAGTCCCACACAGCAtaccgggatgggagaaaaacgtgttctgggttattgggatttctttaaaccaatcacaattatcTTGGGCAGCGCTTAGCGATGGACGCAGcaacggtgctgctgcaaaatagcctcgggaaggaacttgttttggtggaacacgtcttcgttcaaaggttgttttagtcatgcgagagaaaactcaggttggacagatagtctagctagctgtctggatttaccctgcagagatctgaggagcagttaaccatagtcctcagaaatccaccagagtttaaaatgccaacacaaagaaagaggaaggtgacgaaCAACCGacctaaaaagagggacatccggcagaatttctggcAGCACCTGAACGGTCCCGATatagagggttagggttagttcgAAAAACAAAGTGATTCATACAGAAACACCAGAACTGACCAAAACTGTAACTGCCGAACCTTCAGTTCTGCAGCTACGTTAACTTATAAACAAATGACGATCACCCAACGGCTATAGACCATCTGTACAGTTAGGGCTCTGATCGcaaaaaatagaaacatataTATCTTACCTAATCACCATTTGCGTAGTAAGCAATGACTTTAGAAGAATAACTACATACAAttatttcactctgttgttatttttttccattaccCATGCATGCCcgagtacacacacatgcacacacatgatcTAGACATGCATTAATAGGCTCATTTACCAACGAGAAGTCACTTTTATTGGGCCGGATCCTGCCTCAGAGGCATCGAGGGAAGCAGGTGAGCTGGGCTCAGCGCTCTGTTGGGGGAGGCATCTTTAGCTGTGTCGCCTGGCTTGTCACTTCAAATATTAGGGGGAGTGTTTCTAACATGGCCAGCTCTGAGAATGCTCCTAGTTTTCTTTGTGGTGCTTCTCTGTAAAAGAAGTCTAACTAAGAGCTCTGTATTGGCATGTATACATGAGGAGGGTTGTGGACAAATGAGCTAGCTTGATCACcgtcaattattattattattattattattattataatattattattattttattagtacagtataAATGTATGAAACCTGTTGCTGGCTGAGTGCACCCTGTGCTGGCGACGTCTGAGCTAATACTTTAATTCAGAAATTTGATTAACTCATCCATCTTTCAAATGGGTGGCACTCACACATAATTGCGCAGTAGTGGGCCACCCGTCCATACACATCTGATGCAAACAGTGCTTCTTGTATTCATAAAATGAATGCACTAAACCATACTAACTTACTAACATAAATTAaccaaattccttgtaagtgttacttacttggcaataaatcattttctgaATCTGAATGAATGATTGTTGTCCTCTGGAAAGACCTCCCAAACATTCAGCTAGTTTCCCTGAAGCACACATATTCCATATGGTGACCTATAAACAAGCCTCACAGCTACAGATCCAGTTACAGATGCATTATTGTGCAGAGCACCTGTtgtggttatgtgtgtgtgtgtgtgtgtgtgtgtgtgtgtgtgtgtgtgtgtgtgtgtgtgtcaccgtATGTAGGTTGCTCCACTATGCAGCGTTTGAGGACTCCCAGAGGTTTGTATATGGACGCTGCTTGATCAGACTGGTTTCTACACATCAGCTTCAACCTGTTCAAACACACAGTGTCAACGTTATTACGGCTGTTTTAACAGTTTTAGCaatagtcatttttttatttatttttttgtccaaccaacagtccacaCCAAAAGATATTCACTTTACTACCACAGAAGACGAAGAAGCAAATCCTCAAAATTGAAAAGCTGAAACAAGAAAATGTTTGGTATCTTTTTACTTGATAAGTGAACCTAGTTGATTAGATTCATTTCTGTCAATCGACCAATCATTTCAGCCTTAGACTTCACATTATATAtagtaaagaaaatgaaaaatgtcaagGTCCATTGCTGAACATTTTGGTCTGCAGGTTAAATTAAAAtcagaataaataaaacttcACTCACATCTGTGTAACCTCAGTCAGTGTCCGACCAATAGGGATAACACTGGGGTATATGTTGACTGGCTGGAGGTAGGAGAGGAAGTTTTTAATCTGAAATCAGAGAGGAACATTGTGAGCCTCAATAGATGTGTGTAatatgcgtgtatgtgtgtgtgtgtgtggataaacAAAGACATGACAATTGAAATCTACTTGATTACAAATGCCTCA encodes:
- the dclre1c gene encoding protein artemis, which encodes MSSFAGRMKEYPTLSLDRFDRENLHARAYFLSHCHKDHMKGLKGPILKRKLQFSRTVRLYCSFVTKELLLSNPKYSFWEEYIVPLELESPTQISLVDEASGEKEEIVVTLLPAGHCPGSVMFLFEGSRGNVLYTGDFRLAAGDVSRIEHLHSGNRVKDIQSVYLDSTFYDPRFYQIPTREVCLNGISELVGNWISKSSYHVVWLNCKAAYGYEYLFTNLGEEFNTQIHVKNLAMFKKMPEILNYVTTDRRTQIHACRHPRDEEFFQGSRLPCGCTASDGTPLRIISIKPSTMWFGERMKKTNVIIKTGASSFRACFSFHSSYSEIKNFLSYLQPVNIYPSVIPIGRTLTEVTQMLKLMCRNQSDQAASIYKPLGVLKRCIVEQPTYDSDSDDGLFEQLDLAPVRKKMALNRDIKNVKAQSPQKTAPPVSVEESFPLTVADVQPVARNYVDCTESNDEEEDEGEEEENEGKEDTKQTKEEVNETIKGTEKKMIEVEGSGSSNPPKWEDFFTTETLTDSQNSLTSQLQSCCSVPSSSPSKTTGSQTPDLFSDEEETPDNFSLTLSASLSNHSSQNQDSYLPDTLILHTEQRGREQGDSRTNTVSQEKESNGQNIQSELEELSESQASSDFDIPCTPESKIPQTDELSQLYRKLASGEEVVIRKGSQGSM